Proteins found in one Kwoniella bestiolae CBS 10118 chromosome 1, complete sequence genomic segment:
- a CDS encoding dihydroxyacetone kinase produces MATKHFFNAQTDGSGTSLVAKHLEGLVACRGGSLVLHPDNIVTVAHHEKAKVAVISGCGSGHEPGMAHFVGCGMLTAAVQGELFASPSTRQIRKALNMCSRSAGIILIIINYTGDMLHFGLAAQQHNASGNTPVRSVVVADDVAVGRSRNSLVGRRGLAGAAIVMKLIGAAAAAGLSLQECGALGDAIASNQVTVGSSLDHIHVPGRSQEYGSLTDDTLELGMGIHNEPGVRLISPIPKPTDLISEMLALLLDAEDTERAYVPVNDNDAELLTINNLGGVSLLELSAFTAHTVAILKQRYSICPIRVMQGTLISSLNAPGVSITLTNLTNVSRSTSTSIDRILEFYDAATDATAWPRTALPIKEMTTNAARLVETIEDEDDKPSFSQDLRLPAETEERLRLSCQNVISAEPMLTVWDTEMGDGDCGETLTRGVKSLLLWLDTVSGQSLSILSLLSRIVHICEEDMGGTLGAIFAIFFASYQKQVSERCVGKDGTVIQNVLLQSLAGALEGLCKYTLAREGDRTVMDVLIPFVQRVAEDGFESAVNFAKDKAEYTRRMVPKLGRGTYVGEGSAGTIRPPDPGAYGVYEILRGLNGQSYEEL; encoded by the exons ATGGCAACAAAGCATTTCTTCAACGCACAGACGGACGGTAGCGGCACTTCGTTGGTCGCCAAGCACCTTGAAGGACTCGTGGCGTGCCGCGGGGGATCACTTGTATTACATCCGGACAACATTGTGACGGTAGCTCATCATGAAAAAGCCAAAGTTGCGGTCATAAGTGGATGTGGGTCAGGACATGAACCTGGTATGGCTC ATTTCGTTGGGTGCGGAATGCTCACCGCTGCTGTGCAAGGGGAACTATTTGCGTCACCGTCAACTCGACAGATTCGAAAAGCACTAAACATGTGTTCCCGATCTGCTGGAATCATCCTGATAATCATCAATTATACCGGCGATATGCTACATTTCGGGCTTGCCGCTCAGCAGCACAACGCTTCTGGTAATACTCCGGTCAGAAGTGTGGTAGTCGCAGATGACGTCGCGGTGGGGCGGTCAAGGAACAGCTTAGTGGGCAGAAGAGGTCTGGCTGGCGCAGCCATTG TCATGAAGTTGATCGgagctgctgctgctgctggtctCAGTCTCCAAGAATGCGGTGCTTTGGGGGACGCAATCGCCAGTAATCAAGTAACAGTCGGGAGCTCGCTTGATCACATACATGTCCCCGGGCGATCGCAGGAATACGGGTCGCTTACAGATGACACACTGGAGCTGGGCATGGGGATTCATAACGAGCCT GGTGTACGGCTTATTTCCCCTATCCCAAAACCCACCGATCTCATCAGTGAAATGCTTGCGCTACTTCTTGATGCCGAAGATACAGAGCGAGCATATGTTCCCGTCAATGACAACGACGCAGAGCTTTTAACCATTAACAATCTGGGTGGGGTTAGTCTCCTTGAGCTGTCCGCTTTTACTGCTCATACAGTCGCTATCCTCAAACAACGCTACTCAATTTGCCCAATTCGAGTTATGCAGGGCACTCTGATCTCCTCCTTGAACGCTCCTGGAGTTTCAATCACCTTGACCAACCTAACAAACGTTTCGCGatcgacctcgacctcgatAGACCGAATCCTGGAATTCTATGACGCTGCTACGGACGCTACTGCTTGGCCGAGAACAGCTCTGCCAATCAAGGAGATGACGACTAACGCCGCCAGACTGGTCGAGAcgattgaagatgaagacgacAAGCCAAGCTTCAGTCAGGATCTCAGGT TACCCGCCGAAACGGAAGAAAGATTACGGTTAAGCTGCCAAAATGTAATCTCCGCCGAGCCGATGCTCACGGTATGGGACACCGAGATGGGGGATGGGGATTGCGGAGAGACACTAACAAGAGGTGTCAAAT CCTTGCTCCTTTGGCTGGACACTGTGTCGGGACAATCCCTCTCGATCTTGAGCTTATTGAGCAGGATAGTTCACATTTGCGAAGAAGATATGGGAGGAACCTTAGGAGCCATATTT GCTATTTTTTTCGCTTCTTATCAAAAGCAGGTATCGGAGAGATGTGTTGGTAAAGATGGTACAGTCATTCAGAATGTTCTCCTGCAATCACTGGCAGGAGCCCTGGAAGGTCTCTGCAAGTACACTCTTGCCAGAGAGGGTGATCGTACCGTGATGGATGTCCTCATACCCTTTGTCCAAAGGGTGGCTGAAGATGGTTTTGAATCTGCCGTCAACTTTGCCAAAGATAAAGCAGAATACACTAGACGTATGGTTCCCAAGCTTGGAAGAGGTACCTATGTCGGTGAAGGAAGCGCCGGTACAATCAGACCACCCGATCCAGGAGCGTATGGTGTGTATGAGATATTGCGCGGGCTGAACGGTCAAAGCTACGAAGAACTGTGA
- a CDS encoding tRNA (5-methylaminomethyl-2-thiouridylate)-methyltransferase, translating into MALLGLSTCLRSCHPIAGPSRIAARYIPRKRIIMTVISRRSIATLSQKEVNDLIPTLDQLGLEEGDDVTVAVSGGVDSATSLRILCELPLNLDVIFMRNWDPLLSESSSSSPSSQYALSYQSSNTKSGCQWEKDWHDVQSITRSIGIPRDKVKLVDLSKEYWSRVFEPSINVWENGRTPNPDVDCNREIKFGALMEHLPKHRRHFLATGHYGHVEHSSAISKLMRAEDHTKDQTYYLSQMNEQQLSRTILPLGRLTKSTVRQLATYWNLPNAKKEESMGVCFIGERGKFGDFISQYTSPPKSQGHIVTLTGEMLGHHKGLWYYTIGQRAKIADQLKPLYIAKKGLGEHKNDILVVPGNDHPMLQCTSVATDRFHWIHGDYPSDLIEKDYDGKINVQVRHRMDPVPARVTPTDSNGGVIIDFPDPLPGVAPGQVAAIWYGDWCLGSGVIRNSKCLSDEQ; encoded by the exons ATGGCTTTACTAGGACTCAGCACCTGTCTGAGATCATGTCATCCGATAGCAGGTCCATCGAGGATTGCCGCTCGATATATACCACGAAAGAGGATCATAATGACTGTGATCAGCAGAAGAAGTATAGCTACGCTGTCgcagaaggaggtgaatgatCTGATACCCACTCTCGATCagttgggtttggaagaaggggatgatg TGACCGTAGCAGTGTCTGGAGGAGTCGATTCAGCTACATCATTGAGGATACTGTGCGAGCTG CCACTAAACCTCGACGTAATATTCATGCGCAACTGGGATCCCCTCCTGTccgaatcttcctcttcttccccttcgtcGCAATATGCCCTCTCATACCAATCAAGCAATACCAAGTCAGGTTGTCAATGGGAGAAAGACTGGCACGATGTCCAATCTATAACCAGATCCATCGGTATACCTCGAGATAAAGTCAAGCTGGTCGATCTCAGTAAAGAGTACTGGAGTAGGGTATTCGAACCTTCTATAAATGTTtgggagaatgggagaacCCCAAATCCGGATGTAGATTGTAATAG AGAAATCAAATTCGGTGCTCTTATGGAACATCTACCGAAGCATAGACGACATTTCCTAGCTACGGGGCATTATGGTCATGTCGAGCATTCTTCTGCTATATCCAAATTGATGAGAGCGGAGGATCATACGAAAGATCAGACGTATTATCTCTCGCAGATGAACGAGCAGCAACTCAGCAGG ACCATACTTCCTCTTGGTCGATTGACCAAATCCACCGTTCGTCAACTGGCAACCTACTGGAATCTGCCCAAtgcgaagaaggaggaatcCATGGGAGTGTGCTTTATAGGTGAAAGAGGTAAATTCGGTGATTTTATAT CCCAGTACACCTCTCCACCCAAATCCCAAGGTCATATCGTCACTCTAACAGGAGAGATGCTAGGTCATCATAAAGGATTATGGTACTACACCATAGGCCAACGAGCCAAAATTgctgatcagctcaaacccCTGTACATCGCTAAGAAAGGTCTAGGGGAACATAAGAATGATATTCTGGTTGTTCCTGGCAA TGATCATCCGATGCTACAGTGTACTAGCGTGGCTACCGACCGCTTCCATTGGATCCATGGAGATTATCCCTCTGATCTTATAGAGAAAGACTACGATGGAAAGATCAATGTCCAAGTCAGACATCGGATGGACCCTGTTCCTGCGAGAGTTACACCGACGGATAGCAatggagg TGTTATCATCGACTTCCCAGACCCTCTACCTGGCGTGGCACCTGGTCAAGTAGCTGCGATATGGTATGGTGATTGGTGTTTGGGCAGTGGAGTTATCAGAAATTCTAAGTGTTTGAGTGACGAACAGTGA